GCGGCCACCACGGCGGTGACGGACACCGCGACGACCCACGCCGTCGCGTCGACGAACAACGTCGAAGCCAGCACGAGCAGCCCGGCGGGCGCACCCCACGCGGGGCGCACACAGGTGAGTGCCGCCACGAGGAGCGCCACGACCAGCGTCCACTCATGGGGGGCGAGCCCGGGCGCGGCCCGCAGTGCTCCCGCCGCGGCGAGACCCGCGAGGCTGACGGCGGCGGCCAACCGCACGCTCCGGAGCCTCGTCGCTGCCTGCCGCTCGAGCGAGGCCCGCTCGGTGCCGGCCTCGACCTCCGTGGCCCGCAGGACCTCCAGCAGCCGGCGCAGGCTCGCGAGCGCGGCACTGGCGTCGTCGCGCACCGCGTGGAGCGCTCGGTGCAGGTCCGCCGGCTCCGTGCTGGCGAGGCTCCTGGCGCTCTCTCGGCGGGCGTGGCTGAAGAGCCCCTCGGTCGCCGTGCGGAGGTCGGCGGCGAGCAGGCGCCTCTCGTCCCGCCTCAGGCGCGCGTTCTCCGCGCGCAGGGCCTCGACGCGGGCGTCCGCGGCGGAGCGCTGGGTCGTGACGAAGCCGACCGCCAGCCCGGCGAGGACCCCCAGCGCGCAGAGGGTGAGGATCCCCACCACGGCCGTGTGCCCTTGGGTCTCGTAGGTCCACACCGAGAACACGCCGCAGATCGCGGCGACCGCGACGAGGAGCGGCGCCGAGCGACGGGCCGACGCCAGGGCCACCGCGATGGGCAGCCACCAGAGCTCGAACCCGGTGATCTCCTGTCGGACGACGACGAAGCCCGCCGTCACCATGGTCGAGACCACCAGGACGCGGTGCCACCCCCAGAGCAGGGACAGGCAGGCGACGAGGCCGGCGAGACGGTGCAGACCCGGTGCCCACGGCTCCTCGGGGCCCTCACCGATGACCAGGCGGTAGGGGAAGTCGGCGGCGTCGAGCAGCATGAACGTGGCCAGCACCAGCCGGGCGATCAGCCGGTGGTCAGTGGGTGCGGGAGCCACCGCGTCGACCGACGTCCTCGCTGCCATCCGCACTGCTCCCCCGAGCGCCACTCATGTCGGAGCCCAGTCTGGCACGAGCCCTACCTCGCGAGGAGCACGGCACGCGGCCCGCCCCTCCCGGCCGCGACGTGCCGGGAGGGGTCGATGATCACGGGCAGCGGAACTTGAGGATCGTGCAGAGGAAGCCGTTGGTCCCCTCGTCCACGACGGGGCCGACGACCGCGTGCGCCGGCTGGACCCCGGCGGCGAGGACGAGGGCGACGGCGGCAGTGGTGAACAGGCGGGTGGCGGTGCGGATCATGGGTGGTCCGTTCTCGGGTGGTGGGTCGTTCTGACCTCCGGAGTATCGAGTCCGTCGAGGGTGCCGCGGCATTCACTTTCGGCCAGACTGTGCGACCGGCCCGCTCCCCGCGCCGGTTAGGGTGGCGGCGTGGGGGTCGCAGCGCAGGTGCTCGTCGTCGACGACGACGACGTGGTGCGGAGCTCCTACCGCTCGATCATCGACCACCTCGACGGCTTCGAGGTCTGCGGCGAGGCAGCGACGGGGCTCGCGGGCGTGGAGCGCTACGGCGAGCTCCGTCCCGACCTGGTCCTCATGGACATCCAGATGCCCCGGATGTCGGGCATCGAGGCCACCGCGGAGATCTGTCGGCGGTGGCCCGGGGCCTGCATCGTGGTCATCACGACCTTCGGCACCGCCGACCACGTGGTCGCCGCCCTGCGCGCAGGTGCTTCGGGCTACCTGCTCAAGGACGCGACCAGCGACCTGCTGCGCACCGGGATGCGGCAGGCCCTCGACGGTGAGATGCCGCTGTCCGGGCCCGTCCGGCGCGAGCTGGTGGCGTCGATGGTCGCCGAGGGAGCGCCACCTCTCGCGCGCAGCGTGCCCGACCTGACCCCGCGCGAGCTCGAGCTGCTCCAGTGGCTGGCCCACGGCCTCACCAACCAGCAGATCGCCGAGCGGATGTACCTCTCCGCGGGCTCGGTCAAGCAGTACATGTCCAACGTCGGCGCGAAGCTCGGGGCCCGGTCGCGGACCCAGATCCTCATCACCGCCGTACGTCTCCGCCTGGTCGACCCGGACGCCGCGGGCGGCTGACGGCCGGGTCGACCTGCGGGCTCAGCGGGGGTCGACCACCTTGGCGGACCCCTTGCCGCGACGGCTGGGCTCGGCCACTGCGGTCATCCGCTTGCGGGGACCGAGCTCGATCGCCGTGGCCGCACCGATCTCCGCCGCACTGGTGAACGCGTCGCCCGCCGGGACCAGCGTGTGCCCGAGGGCGGTGAGCGCCGGACCGTAGGCCGCGATGAACGCCGGCTCGGCGGTCACGCTCGCGGTGTTGCGCTGCGCAGCGCGCGGAGCCGCGATCGCCTCCTCGATCGTCATGCCGAGGTCGATCCGGTTCACGAGCACCTGCAGGACCGTGGTGATGATCGTCGATCCGCCGGGCGAGCCGAGCGCCAGGAAGGGCTTGCCGTCCTTGAGCACGATCGTCGGCGACATGGAGCTGCGCGGGCGCTTGCCCGGCTGGATCCGGTTCGGGTCGCCGGCGGCGTACACGGTCGAGAAGTCGGTCAGCTCGTTGTTGAGCAGGAAGCCGTGACCGGGCACGACCATGCCGGAGCCGCCGGTCTGCTCGATGGTGAGGGTGTACTCCACGACGTTGCCCCACCGGTCGGCGACGGTGAGGTTGGTGGTGGAGATGTTCTCGGTGTCGGCGTCGGTGGTGCCCTTCGTGGTCGCCGGTCCGCACACCCCGTCGTACGCCGTCACGTCGCCCGCCGCGACCGGCTTGGTGGCCGCCCTGGCCGGGTCGAGGGCACAGGCGCGCTCGGCGGCGTAGGTGTCGTCGAGCAGGCGCTTGACCGGCACGTCGACGAAGGCCGGGTCGCCGAGGTACTTCCCGCGGTCGGCGAACGCCAGCGCGCTGGCCTCGAGGTAGTGGTGCAGCGCCTGCTGGGGCGTCATGGCGGAGAGGTCGTAGCGCTCGAGGATGTTGAGGGCCTCGCCGACGGTGGTGCCTCCCGACGACGACGGCGCCATGCCGTAGACGTCGTGGCCGCGGTAGGTCGTGCGGGTGGCCCGCTGCGAGCGGACGCGGTAGTCGCGCAGGTCGCGGGGGGTCAGCCAGCCGGGCGGCACCGGGAGGTCGGTGTTCCTCGTGGTGCGCGGCTTGCGCACCACGTCGGACATGATGCGGGCGAGCTTGCCGCGGTAGAACGCCTTGGTGCCGCGCCTGGCGATCAGGTCGTAGGTCTCGGCGAGGTCGGGGTTGCGGAAGACCGTCCCGACCGCCGGGGCGTCGCCCTTCGGCAGGAACAGCTTCTTGGTGTCCTTGAACGCTGCGAACCGCACCTCGTTGTCGAGGGTCTGCTGGCGGAAGGTCTCGTCGACCCGGAAACCGCGGCGCGCGACCTTCGTGGCCGGGGCCAGGGCGTCGGCCAGGGAGAGCGTGCCCCAGTTGGCCAGCGCCTTGTCCCACGTGGCGAGCGTGCCGGGCGTGCCGACGCTCGCGCCGCTGGTGACCAGCTCGGGGGTGAAGTTGTAGGGCTTGCCCGTCGCCGGGTCGATGAAGGCGTCGTCGGGCATCCGCATCGGGGCGGTCTCGCGGCCGTCGAGGGTGCGGACCTTGCCGGACTTCGCGTTGTAGTAGACGAAGTAGCCGCCACCGCCGATGCCCGCGCTGTAGGGCTCGGTGACGCCGAGGGTCGCGGCGGCCGCGACGGCGGCGTCGACCGCGTTGCCGCCGGCCTTGAGCACCTTGAGCCCCGCAGCGCTGGCCTCGGGGTCGACGGTGCTGATCGCGCCTCCCGTGCCGACCGCGAACGGGTCCTTGACGGTGGGGCGCTCCGAGACGGCGGACTGCTGGGCCGCGGGCTCGGCCGGTGCCGGCGACCCGACGAGGACGGCAGCGACGGCGAGTCCGCTGGCCGAGACGGTGGCGCTCACGCGGCGGGCGAGGTGGGGCATGGGGTTCCTCCCGAGAGTCGTTGCGACCACCCTGCCTGCCGCGGCAGGCTCTGTCCACGTCCGCCGGGAGGGGTCAGCGCACCACCTCGTAGCGCCCGCACATGAAGTCCCGGTTGCGCGCGACCTCCTCGAGCCGCAGCTCGACGTGGCGCGGCAGGACGGGCGCGCCGCTGCCCACGGTCACCGGGGCGTACTGCAGCCACACCTCGTCGAGGAGCCCGGCGTCGTGGAGCTGGCCGACGAGGTCTCCCCCGCCCACGACCCACAGGTCCTTGCCGTCGGCCGCCTCGGTCATCGCGGCGTGCACACGGCGTACGTCGTCGCGGGCGAAGCGCACGCTGTCCGGAGCCTCCGGGAAGGTGCGGTGCGTCATCACCCACGTCGGCAGCGGCCCCCACGGGTCGTCGTCGTGGTCGAGGATCCACTGCCAGGTCGTGGCGCCCATGACGCAGGCACCGAGGCGCTCGCGGAAGCCGGGGTAGCCCATCGGCCCGTCGGGGTCGATGTCGCGCGACATCAGCCAGTCGAGCGAGTGGTCGTCGGTCGCGATGAAGCCGTCGAGGGTGCAGCCGGTGTAGT
This sequence is a window from Nocardioides sp. S5. Protein-coding genes within it:
- the ggt gene encoding gamma-glutamyltransferase: MPHLARRVSATVSASGLAVAAVLVGSPAPAEPAAQQSAVSERPTVKDPFAVGTGGAISTVDPEASAAGLKVLKAGGNAVDAAVAAAATLGVTEPYSAGIGGGGYFVYYNAKSGKVRTLDGRETAPMRMPDDAFIDPATGKPYNFTPELVTSGASVGTPGTLATWDKALANWGTLSLADALAPATKVARRGFRVDETFRQQTLDNEVRFAAFKDTKKLFLPKGDAPAVGTVFRNPDLAETYDLIARRGTKAFYRGKLARIMSDVVRKPRTTRNTDLPVPPGWLTPRDLRDYRVRSQRATRTTYRGHDVYGMAPSSSGGTTVGEALNILERYDLSAMTPQQALHHYLEASALAFADRGKYLGDPAFVDVPVKRLLDDTYAAERACALDPARAATKPVAAGDVTAYDGVCGPATTKGTTDADTENISTTNLTVADRWGNVVEYTLTIEQTGGSGMVVPGHGFLLNNELTDFSTVYAAGDPNRIQPGKRPRSSMSPTIVLKDGKPFLALGSPGGSTIITTVLQVLVNRIDLGMTIEEAIAAPRAAQRNTASVTAEPAFIAAYGPALTALGHTLVPAGDAFTSAAEIGAATAIELGPRKRMTAVAEPSRRGKGSAKVVDPR
- a CDS encoding response regulator transcription factor encodes the protein MGVAAQVLVVDDDDVVRSSYRSIIDHLDGFEVCGEAATGLAGVERYGELRPDLVLMDIQMPRMSGIEATAEICRRWPGACIVVITTFGTADHVVAALRAGASGYLLKDATSDLLRTGMRQALDGEMPLSGPVRRELVASMVAEGAPPLARSVPDLTPRELELLQWLAHGLTNQQIAERMYLSAGSVKQYMSNVGAKLGARSRTQILITAVRLRLVDPDAAGG
- a CDS encoding dihydrofolate reductase family protein; its protein translation is MATIYYTGCTLDGFIATDDHSLDWLMSRDIDPDGPMGYPGFRERLGACVMGATTWQWILDHDDDPWGPLPTWVMTHRTFPEAPDSVRFARDDVRRVHAAMTEAADGKDLWVVGGGDLVGQLHDAGLLDEVWLQYAPVTVGSGAPVLPRHVELRLEEVARNRDFMCGRYEVVR
- a CDS encoding histidine kinase, with the protein product MAARTSVDAVAPAPTDHRLIARLVLATFMLLDAADFPYRLVIGEGPEEPWAPGLHRLAGLVACLSLLWGWHRVLVVSTMVTAGFVVVRQEITGFELWWLPIAVALASARRSAPLLVAVAAICGVFSVWTYETQGHTAVVGILTLCALGVLAGLAVGFVTTQRSAADARVEALRAENARLRRDERRLLAADLRTATEGLFSHARRESARSLASTEPADLHRALHAVRDDASAALASLRRLLEVLRATEVEAGTERASLERQAATRLRSVRLAAAVSLAGLAAAGALRAAPGLAPHEWTLVVALLVAALTCVRPAWGAPAGLLVLASTLFVDATAWVVAVSVTAVVAAVALAPWRTPWRLGALGGVLAYTLQRLLLGGADTLHDLAAVAAGALGATLMALAVRDYLHTMRRWTSDEERLASERADIGPGERTSLARDLHDQLGHQLSLVALQVNAVDHVRDPDRLREVLGRIDATLAAASGELEVLLSVMSAAPASAGASGPLVTPSVVSRVMGDKLAEHGHDAEIVVDPAVDEVDPTTRLTVVRVLQEATTNVLRHGAPGGEVRGHIGVGDDTVRLTISNSVPSGAAGGQLAHLSSGYGLRGIRERVAVSGGTFSAGTVGPRWCVAVTLPVAPVVAVARGRHASG